A window of Notolabrus celidotus isolate fNotCel1 chromosome 11, fNotCel1.pri, whole genome shotgun sequence contains these coding sequences:
- the lmbr1l gene encoding limb region 1 homolog-like protein yields METEDVSVREQLFHNRVRETIICVLLFTCLYMVSYLILTHFRKAAEFVTDDSEDATVNKIALWLCTFTLSVAVCAVLLLPISILSNEVLLTFPQSYYMQWLNGSLIHGLWNLVFLFSNLSLVFLMPFAYFFTESEGFAGSKKGVMARVYEAVVLLLLLALLVLGIVWVASALLHDNVARKSLYDLWEYYLPYLYSGISLFGVLMLLLCTPFGLSRMFSVTGSLLVKPRLLEDVDETLNCTTFEEDALSRKLNCSRTSCWVKLNLEAMKKEYLAVQSKRIALETRRKASAWQRNLGYPLAMLVLLALTVMCVLMVCFNVLELLLDETAMPRGMEDPHLGMASFSMFGSLGAAVQVVLILYLMVSSVVGFYSSPLFTGLLPRAQDTNLTQMIANCVSLLILSSALPVFSRTLGITRFDLLGDFGRYNWLGNFYIVFMYNMLFAGLTSASLIKTVTWAVQRELIRAFGLHKLPLTVSRSTVPFRLLLASGLSKIQ; encoded by the exons ATGGAAACGGAGGACGTGTCGGTTAGAGAGCAACTTTTCCACAACCGTGTCAGGGAGACTATA atCTGTGTACTCCTGTTCACATGCCTTTACATGGTGTCCTACCTCATACTTACCCACTTCAGGAAAGCTGCAGAGTTTGTCACAG aTGATTCTGAAGATGCGACTGTCAACAAAATTGC GCTGTGGTTGTGCACGTTCACCCTGTCTGTTGCAGTGTGTGCCGTTCTCCTTCTCCCCATCTCCATTTTGTCCAACGAGGTTCTGCTTACCTTCCCACAGAGCTACTACATGCAGTGGCTCAATGGATCTCTTATCCATG gatTATGGAACcttgttttccttttctccAATTTGTCCTTGGTCTTCCTCATGCCCTTTGCGTACTTCTTCACAGAGTCAGAAGGATTTGCTGGATCCAAAAAG GGGGTCATGGCCCGAGTTTATGAAGCAGTTGTGCTGCTTTTGCTTTTGGCTCTGCTTGTGCTGGGCATTGTGTGGGTTGCATCAGCCCTCCTCCATGACAACGTAGCCAGGAAAAGCCTCTACG ACCTGTGGGAGTATTACCTTCCTTACCTGTACTCGGGCATCTCTCTGTTTGGAGTGTTGATGCTCTTGT TGTGCACTCCCTTTGGCTTGTCCCGGATGTTCAGTGTAACAGGCAGCTTATTGGTCAAACCCCGG CTGTTGGAAGATGTCGATGAAACTTTGAACTGTACTACATTTGAGGAAGACGCCCTCTCCAGAAAACTAAACT GCAGCCGGACATCGTGCTGGGTAAAGCTAAATTTGGAGGCAATGAAGAAAGAGTACCTAGCTGTACAGAGCAAGCGTATTGCCCTCG AAACACGTAGGAAAGCATCCGCTTGGCAGAGAAACTTGGGCTATCCACTTGCTATGCTGGTGCTTCTTGCACTGACG GTGATGTGTGTGCTGATGGTCTGCTTCAATGTGTTGGAATTGCTCCTGGATGAGACAGCCATGCCCAGAGGGATGGAG GACCCTCACCTGGGGATGGCCTCCTTCTCCATGTTCGGCTCACTGGGCGCTGCAGTTCAAGTCGTCCTTATTCT CTATCTGATGGTGTCCTCAGTGGTGGGCTTTTATAgttctcctctcttcactggcCTCCTGCCTCGTGCACAGGACACCAATCTTACACAG ATGATTGCAAACTGCGTTTCTCTGCTCATCCTGAGCTCAGCACTGCCAGTCTTTTCACGCACACTCG GGATCACTCGCTTCGATCTACTGGGAGACTTTGGTCGGTATAACTGGCTTGGGAACTTCTACATTGTCTTCATGTACAATATGCTATTTGCTGGTCTCACCTCAGCCTCCCTGATCAAGACAGTCACCTGGGCTGTACAGAGAGAGCTCATCCGTGCCTTTG GTCTCCACAAACTGCCTTTAACTGTGTCACGCTCCACTGTCCCCTTCAGACTCCTCCTGGCCAGTGGACTGTCTAAAATCCAGTGA
- the wnt1 gene encoding protein Wnt-1 — translation MRSLALLLGVKAACILLVSSLSGTGAVNNSGRWWGIVNVASSSNLLTNSKNVQLVLDPSLALLSRRQRRLIRQNPGILHAIAAGLHTAIKECKWQFRNRRWNCPTTHSPAVFGKIVNRGCRETAFVFAITSAGVTHAVARSCSEGAIESCTCDYRRRGPGGPDWHWGGCSDNVDFGRMFSREFVDSSERGRDLRYLTNLHNNEAGRMTVSSEMRQECKCHGMSGSCTVRTCWMRLPSFRTVGDFLKDRFDGASRVVYANKGSNRASHRADPRHLEPENPAHKPPSAMDLVYFEKSPNFCSNSGKSGTLGTSGRTCNSSSPGLDGCELLCCGRGFNTRTESVTERCHCTFHWCCHVSCLNCTSTRTLHQCL, via the exons ATGAGGAGTCTCGCGCTGCTGTTAGGAGTTAAAGCCGCGTGCATCCTACTGGTGTCCTCGCTCTCAGGCACAGGGGCCGTCAACAACAGCGGCCGGTGGTG GGGCATTGTCAATGTAGCCTCCTCATCCAACCTCCTCACCAACTCCAAGAACGTGCAGTTGGTCCTGGACCCGAGCCTGGCCCTCCTGAGTCGACGCCAGCGCCGGCTGATTCGGCAGAATCCTGGCATCTTGCATGCCATCGCCGCTGGGCTGCACACCGCCATAAAGGAGTGCAAGTGGCAGTTCCGCAACCGGCGCTGGAACTGCCCGACCACCCACAGCCCGGCAGTTTTTGGCAAAATTGTGAATCGTG gTTGCCGAGAGACAGCATTTGTATTTGCCATTACCAGTGCAGGGGTGACCCATGCTGTGGCTCGCTCCTGCTCAGAAGGGGCCATTGAATCGTGCACATGCGATTATCGGCGCAGAGGTCCTGGAGGGCCAGACTGGCACTGGGGGGGCTGCAGCGACAATGTGGACTTTGGACGAATGTTCAGCCGTGAGTTTGTGGACTCCAGCGAGAGAGGCAGAGATCTACGCTACCTCACCAACCTACACAACAATGAGGCTGGAAGAATG ACTGTGTCATCAGAGATGCGACAGGAGTGTAAGTGTCATGGCATGTCTGGCTCCTGCACCGTGCGCACCTGTTGGATGCGTCTGCCAAGCTTCCGCACAGTTGGAGACTTCCTTAAGGACCGCTTTGACGGTGCATCCCGAGTTGTTTATGCCAACAAGGGAAGCAACCGTGCCTCGCACAGAGCTGACCCTAGACATCTGGAGCCTGAAAACCCTGCCCACAAACCACCCTCTGCCATGGACCTTGTCTATTTTGAGAAATCACCAAACTTTTGCTCCAACAGTGGGAAATCTGGCACTTTGGGAACTTCTGGGAGAACATGCAACAGCTCCTCTCCGGGCCTGGACGGATGTGAGCTgctctgctgtggacgtgggTTTAACACCCGGACTGAGAGTGTGACTGAACGCTGTCACTGCACCTTCCACTGGTGCTGCCATGTCAGCTGTTTGAACTGCACCAGTACACGGACGTTACATCAGTGTCTATGA
- the ikzf4 gene encoding zinc finger protein Eos has translation MNADDCNGRSFAQGNDGESSTEQDFYGGLQGPAVRSPNSQQSSPHRSVSANSIKVELCSDDESPGAPQAENREAVRDESRRDDRGDPMEEGVTEYAGGERGSLYNEMVSPNPASPGPIRLPNGKLQCEVCGMICIGPNVLMVHKRSHTGERPFQCNQCGASFTQKGNLLRHIKLHSGEKPFKCPMCNYACRRRDALAGHLRTHTVSSPTVGKPFKCTYCSRSYKQQSTLEEHLERCHSYLTSLDHQAALKTQTAHGEESVKMEASTKREPQPRNDKIQFVDRLALSLTKRKRSTPQKFLGEKHMHLDLPEAPYELSSGSEKDGDLMSSQPAGDPAGLAGSHHRGERVKGENHEPPALSHLHPAFLSEFRTVMGSINTNQPSQGSRVHIGGGSAAMMPLGVASEGRDDQPSAHSHTTSPNGCPDSTDTESTAEEQSTRASAPTSTSNNHHLNHYQTPALPRNHSNSSPSRAKDLEPEWEKACPVPTAMGKRISSSLLSSREVTQVLDRDGRPVRHFHCRHCRILFLDHVMFTIHMGCHGFRQPFECNICGHRSQDRYEFSSHISRGEHQVG, from the exons ATGAATGCTGATGACTGCAATGGACGCTCATTTGCACAAG GTAATGATGGAGAGTCATCAACAGAACAGGATTTTTACGGTGGATTGCAGGGCCCTGCTGTGAGATCACCAAACAGTCAGCAGTCCTCACCACACCGCTCTGTTAGTG CCAACTCCATCAAGGTTGAGCTGTGCAGCGATGATGAGTCACCGGGCGCTCCTCaagcagagaacagagaggcTGTGAGGGACGAGAGCAGAAGGGATGACAGAGGGGACCCCATGGAAGAAGGGGTCACAGAGTACgctggaggagaaagagggagttTGTACAATGAGATGGTCAGTCCAAACCCTGCTTCACCTGGACCCATCCGGCTGCCCAATGGGAAGCTCCAGTGTGAGGTCTGCGGGATGATCTGCATCGGCCCCAATGTTCTGATGGTGCACAAGCGAAGCCACACAG GTGAGAGGCCATTCCAGTGTAACCAGTGTGGAGCTTCCTTCACGCAGAAGGGGAACTTGTTGCGCCACATCAAACTACATTCAGGAGAGAAGCCTTTCAAATGTCCCATGTGCAACTACGCTTGTCGACGGAGGGATGCCCTTGCTGGACATCTACGCACACATACAG TGTCTTCTCCAACGGTGGGAAAACCTTTCAAGTGCACCTACTGCAGTCGAAGCTACAAACAACAGAGCACACTGGAGGAACATCTGGAGCGCTGCCACAGCTATCTGACAAGTCTGGACCACCAGGCAGCtctcaaaacacagacagcacaTG GCGAAGAGTCAGTAAAAATGGAGGCAAGCACTAAACGAGAGCCCCAGCCTCGAAATGACAAAATCCAGTTTGTTGACAGACTGGCTCTAAGCCTCACCAAACGCAAGAGGTCAACACCACAGAAGTTTTTAG GTGAGAAGCACATGCACCTTGATCTACCTGAAGCACCTTATGAATTGTCCTCTGGCTCTGAGAAGGACGGGGACCTcatgagctctcagcctgctgGAGACCCTGCTGGTCTGGCTGGATCCCATCACCGAGGTGAGAGAGTTAAAGGGGAGAACCATGAACCACCTGCACTGTCTCACCTCCATCCTGCCTTCCTGTCGGAGTTCCGCACAGTTATGGGCTCCATCAACACCAACCAGCCTTCCCAAGGCTCCCGAGTGCACATTGGAGGAGGATCAGCAGCAATGATGCCTCTTGGCGTGGCTAGTGAAGGCCGCGATGACCAACCCTCAGCCCACAGCCACACCACCTCTCCCAACGGCTGCCCCGACTctacagacacagagagcacaGCAGAAGAGCAGAGCACAAGGGCTTCTGCCCCGACAAGtacctccaacaaccaccacctTAACCACTACCAAACCCCAGCACTGCCACGCAACCATTCCAACTCCAGCCCCAGCCGGGCCAAAGACTTGGAACCTGAGTGGGAGAAGGCATGTCCTGTGCCCACTGCCATGGGAAAGAGAATCTCCAGCTCCCTCCTTTCTTCCCGGGAGGTCACGCAGGTGTTAGACAGGGACGGCCGGCCTGTGCGCCACTTCCACTGTCGCCACTGTCGCATCCTCTTCCTGGACCATGTCATGTTCACCATCCACATGGGCTGCCATGGCTTTCGCCAACCATTCGAGTGCAACATCTGCGGCCACCGCAGCCAGGACCGCTATGAGTTCTCATCTCACATCAGCCGTGGGGAGCATCAGGTTGGCTGA
- the dnajc22 gene encoding dnaJ homolog subfamily C member 22, which produces MAKSVMVTYVLWAVGGPLGLHHLYLGRDSHALLWMLTLGGFGFGWFREFIRIPTYVGEANQNGEKERRRPPSLGPVRFAGQLCVGIYFGTVALIGLNSLRFFYLIVLPLCIGAGVHLVSSVGQQTSDLQKTLTTCLLTSPIFYGSTFAPLPISLAASVTAAQHRRFKPPHALETAQELGPRLYKLGLAWLAFSAPLGYCIFHNTTATLYYLSDCVAALLDFFWFLPWLRSVLEYILLMPYRILCIFTGGGYYEEAWKKVLEILLKEYTERERDALQVLSLEGEASVDEISRSYRELAKKWHPDHNPSKDAEAMFVRIQEAYEVLLRHHKPHRFK; this is translated from the exons ATGGCAAAAAGTGTAATGGTGACCTACGTCTTATGGGCAGTAGGTGGACCTTTGGGCCTTcatcatttatatttaggaAGAGATAGCCATGCTCTGCTGTGGATGCTAACTCTCGGGGGATTTGGATTTGGCTGGTTCAGAGAGTTCATACGCATTCCCACGTATGTTGGAGAGGCCAACCAGaatggagaaaaagagagaaggagaccaCCATCTTTAGGCCCTGTCAGGTTTGCTGGACAGTTGTGTGTCGGGATCTACTTTGGCACTGTGGCTCTGATAGGGCTGAACTCTCTCAGGTTCTTCTACTTGATCGTTCTTCCTCTATGTATAGGTGCAGGGGTGCATCTGGTGTCTAGTGTTGGGCAGCAGACCTCTGATCTTCAAAAAACATTGACTACTTGTCTCTTGACCTCCCCAATATTCTATGGCAGCACCTTTGCACCTCTCCCTATAAGCCTGGCTGCGAGTGTGACTGCTGCTCAGCATCGCAGGTTCAAACCTCCACATGCACTTGAGACAGCACAGGAACTAG GTCCAAGGCTTTACAAACTTGGGCTGGCCTGGCTGGCTTTCTCTGCTCCTCTGGGTTACTGCATTTTCCATAACACCACAGCCACTCTGTACTACCTGTCTGACTGTGTAGCTGCACTGCTGGATTTCTTCTGGTTTCTGCCTTGGCTCAGAAGTGTATTAGAGTACATACTTTTGATGCCATATCGGATATTGTGCATTTTCACCGGAGGGGGCTACTATGAAGAGGCCTGGAAGAAGGTGCTGGAAATACTGCTGAAAGAATACACTGAGAGGGAAAGAGATGCACTGCAG gtgTTGTCACTGGAAGGGGAGGCCTCTGTGGATGAGATAAGCCGCAGCTACAGGGAGTTGGCAAAGAAATGGCATCCAGACCACAACCCTAGCAAGGATGCTGAGGCAATGTTTGTGAGGATCCAAGAGGCTTATGAGGTCCTTCTTCGACACCACAAGCCTCATCGATTCAAATAG